The Microbacterium sp. LWO12-1.2 genome includes a window with the following:
- a CDS encoding DNA-3-methyladenine glycosylase gives MAASDGALRRAARADLRGSAVEVAPRLLGAELRTIVVGDADAPVEVRLRITEVEAYHGQGTGELADPGSHARMGRTNRNATMWGEPGHLYVYLSHGIHSCVNVVCGPEGQGDGVLLRAGEVVFGEDAAAQRRGAVPPLGVTARRDLARGPGRLGQAVGLRYPTHDGIDAVTGEELLGARAELWLGDPVAEFSSGPRVGVAGIAGTDAFPWRFWIPGDRTVSPFRWGRGAADAVAALPARDTPGAAAVLN, from the coding sequence ATGGCGGCGTCGGACGGTGCACTGCGCCGGGCGGCCCGGGCGGATCTGAGGGGATCCGCCGTCGAGGTCGCCCCGCGGCTGCTGGGCGCCGAGCTGCGCACGATCGTCGTCGGCGATGCCGATGCGCCGGTCGAGGTGCGGCTGCGGATCACCGAGGTCGAGGCGTACCACGGGCAGGGAACGGGCGAGCTCGCCGACCCCGGTTCGCATGCGCGCATGGGGCGCACGAACCGCAACGCGACGATGTGGGGGGAGCCGGGGCATCTGTACGTGTACCTCAGCCACGGCATCCACTCCTGCGTCAACGTGGTGTGCGGGCCGGAGGGTCAGGGTGACGGCGTGCTGCTGCGGGCGGGCGAGGTGGTGTTCGGCGAGGATGCTGCCGCGCAGCGCCGTGGAGCCGTGCCGCCCCTCGGGGTGACGGCGCGTCGCGACCTCGCCCGCGGACCCGGTCGGCTGGGGCAGGCGGTGGGTCTGCGGTATCCGACCCACGACGGCATCGATGCCGTCACGGGGGAGGAGCTTCTCGGCGCGCGCGCCGAGCTGTGGCTGGGCGACCCCGTGGCGGAGTTCTCGTCAGGACCTCGGGTCGGCGTCGCGGGCATCGCCGGAACGGACGCCTTCCCGTGGCGCTTCTGGATACCCGGCGACCGCACGGTCTCGCCGTTCCGGTGGGGGCGGGGTGCGGCAGACGCCGTGGCGGCGCTTCCGGCACGCGACACGCCCGGTGCGGCGGCCGTGCTAAACTGA
- a CDS encoding TIGR03943 family putative permease subunit, which yields MSEQAPSRARALGTRWLGVGLASVIAVVTLGLGVTGRLTLYISPESIWFACAAAVVTLAGAIWSCTLPIGAEGDHGHDHGDAADAASEETPAVSRRRTLATVGAVTGGVVATGVVAAALVLPPASLSVELAMSRAGESTALFAGADTVSLGVADTTTFGIGDWASVFATATNTAAYDGADVTLTGFVTPGSGSDGVNLTRLVITHCVIDAQTATLPVEVDPGEYKTGQWVEITGTVRADADGALHIEPTDVVAIDEPGDPYEY from the coding sequence TTGTCTGAGCAGGCTCCCTCCCGCGCGCGCGCACTCGGCACCCGGTGGCTGGGCGTCGGCCTGGCCTCGGTCATCGCCGTCGTCACCCTGGGTCTCGGGGTCACCGGACGGCTCACGCTCTACATCAGCCCGGAGTCGATCTGGTTCGCCTGTGCCGCTGCCGTCGTGACCCTCGCGGGTGCGATCTGGTCGTGCACGCTGCCCATCGGGGCAGAGGGCGACCACGGTCACGACCACGGGGATGCCGCGGATGCCGCGAGCGAGGAGACGCCGGCGGTGTCGCGACGGCGCACCCTCGCGACGGTCGGCGCGGTGACCGGAGGAGTCGTCGCCACGGGTGTCGTCGCCGCGGCTCTCGTGCTGCCGCCTGCGTCGCTGTCGGTGGAGCTGGCGATGTCGCGCGCGGGTGAATCGACCGCACTGTTCGCGGGCGCCGACACCGTCTCGCTCGGCGTCGCCGACACCACGACCTTCGGCATCGGCGACTGGGCCAGCGTGTTCGCCACCGCCACCAACACCGCCGCCTACGACGGCGCCGACGTCACGCTCACCGGCTTCGTGACCCCGGGCTCAGGTTCGGACGGTGTGAACCTGACGCGCCTGGTCATCACGCACTGTGTGATCGACGCGCAGACCGCGACGCTTCCGGTCGAGGTCGACCCCGGCGAATACAAGACCGGCCAGTGGGTCGAGATCACCGGAACCGTGCGCGCGGATGCCGACGGCGCACTGCACATCGAGCCGACCGACGTCGTCGCGATCGACGAGCCCGGAGACCCGTATGAGTACTGA
- a CDS encoding permease has product MSRTGHSHRPTASPRSPWIGVAVGAVVIAALFLIDQFLPTLFPASLPTRAQDGLTLALSVLIEALPFVILGVILSIVVQVWLPPDAIQRWLPKRAWARRAVLSLLGMLIPVCECGNVPFARGLMMRGLAPAEAMTFLIAAPIVNPIVILTTHAAFGWDGGILVARLVGGYLIANLIGWIYSRHPDPDGMLTQRFVETCDRVTHEHGTPVKRSLTQFLIELRAVMPALVIGSALAGAVQVLIPRDMLLAIGSNPVLSIVTMMVLAMTVAICSNVDAFFALSFASTFSSGALVAFLLVGPLVDIKMLALMRTTFTARTLAGIVGIVLTAAFAIGIGVNVLV; this is encoded by the coding sequence GTGTCGCGCACAGGCCATTCGCATCGTCCCACCGCTTCTCCGCGTTCGCCCTGGATCGGCGTCGCGGTCGGGGCAGTGGTCATCGCGGCGCTGTTCCTGATCGACCAGTTCCTCCCGACGCTCTTCCCGGCCTCCCTGCCGACGAGGGCGCAGGATGGTCTGACCCTCGCGCTCAGCGTGCTCATCGAGGCGCTGCCGTTCGTGATCCTGGGCGTCATCCTGTCGATCGTGGTGCAGGTGTGGCTGCCGCCGGATGCGATCCAGCGCTGGCTGCCGAAGCGGGCCTGGGCGCGCCGAGCGGTGCTGTCGCTGCTCGGCATGCTGATCCCGGTGTGCGAGTGCGGAAACGTGCCGTTCGCCCGCGGGCTCATGATGCGCGGGCTCGCTCCGGCCGAGGCGATGACGTTCCTCATCGCGGCGCCGATCGTGAACCCGATCGTGATCCTCACCACGCACGCGGCCTTCGGCTGGGATGGTGGCATCCTCGTCGCCCGCCTCGTCGGCGGCTACCTCATCGCCAACCTCATCGGCTGGATCTACAGCCGGCACCCCGATCCCGACGGCATGCTCACGCAGCGCTTCGTCGAGACCTGCGACCGTGTCACGCACGAACACGGCACTCCCGTGAAGCGCAGCCTGACGCAGTTCCTGATCGAGCTGCGTGCCGTGATGCCGGCGCTGGTGATCGGTTCGGCGCTCGCGGGCGCGGTACAGGTGCTCATCCCGCGCGACATGCTGCTGGCCATCGGGTCCAACCCCGTGCTCTCGATCGTCACCATGATGGTGCTCGCGATGACCGTCGCCATCTGCTCGAACGTCGACGCCTTCTTCGCGCTGTCGTTCGCCTCGACGTTCTCGTCGGGTGCGCTGGTGGCCTTCCTGCTGGTCGGACCCCTGGTCGACATCAAGATGCTCGCCCTCATGCGCACCACCTTCACCGCCCGCACTCTCGCCGGAATCGTGGGCATCGTGCTGACCGCGGCCTTCGCGATCGGGATCGGGGTGAACGTCCTTGTCTGA
- a CDS encoding Fur family transcriptional regulator, with translation MAQRNTWQRERVREALADARGFVSAQNLHASLRDDNTGIGLATVYRALAGLAASGDADSLQSPEGEALYRACTTQGHHHHLICRSCGLTVEIEAKDVEQWAHRTAALHGFTDAAHVVDIFGLCTPCANKRDAERAATA, from the coding sequence ATGGCTCAGCGGAACACCTGGCAGCGCGAACGCGTGCGCGAAGCACTCGCCGACGCGCGCGGTTTCGTGAGCGCGCAGAATCTGCATGCCTCGCTGCGTGACGACAACACCGGCATCGGACTGGCGACGGTGTACCGCGCCCTCGCCGGACTCGCCGCCTCCGGCGACGCCGATTCGCTGCAGAGCCCCGAGGGGGAGGCGCTGTATCGCGCCTGCACCACGCAGGGCCACCACCATCACCTGATCTGCCGCTCCTGTGGGCTGACGGTCGAGATCGAGGCGAAGGACGTCGAGCAGTGGGCGCACCGCACCGCGGCGCTCCACGGATTCACGGATGCCGCGCACGTGGTCGACATCTTCGGACTGTGCACCCCCTGCGCCAACAAGCGTGACGCCGAGAGGGCTGCGACGGCGTGA
- a CDS encoding metal ABC transporter permease, translating into MVDWSDVFSFQDYGELVALLANSIVAGAVLGIVGGLIGVFVMQRDLAFAVHGVSELSFAGAAAALLFGGSVVVGSLGGALVAAILIGLLGAKARDRNSIVGVLMPFGLGLGILFLSLYDGRSANRFSLLTGQIVSVSSPDLGWLIGISGVVLVGLLVMWNPLRFDSLDPESAAARGVPTRAVSLLFMVLLGLIVAVSVHIIGALLVMALLVTPAAAAMRVTAGPVAVPLLAALFGFVSAVGGILLALAGTLPVSPYITTLSFTIYVVCWLVQRSRARVRRVAA; encoded by the coding sequence ATGGTCGACTGGAGCGACGTCTTCTCCTTCCAGGACTACGGCGAGCTCGTCGCCCTGCTCGCGAACTCGATCGTCGCCGGTGCGGTGCTCGGCATCGTCGGCGGACTGATCGGCGTCTTCGTGATGCAACGCGACCTCGCGTTCGCAGTGCACGGCGTGAGCGAGCTGTCGTTCGCGGGTGCCGCGGCCGCGCTCCTGTTCGGGGGCAGCGTGGTTGTCGGATCGCTCGGCGGCGCCCTGGTCGCGGCGATCCTGATCGGACTGCTCGGCGCGAAAGCCCGCGACCGCAACTCGATCGTCGGTGTGCTGATGCCGTTCGGCCTCGGCCTCGGCATCCTGTTCCTGTCGCTCTATGACGGACGCAGCGCCAATCGCTTCAGCCTGCTCACGGGCCAGATCGTCTCGGTGTCGAGCCCCGATCTCGGCTGGCTGATCGGCATCAGCGGCGTCGTTCTGGTCGGGCTGCTGGTGATGTGGAACCCGCTGCGGTTCGACTCACTCGACCCTGAGTCCGCCGCCGCGCGCGGTGTGCCGACCCGCGCGGTGAGCCTGCTGTTCATGGTGCTCCTCGGCCTCATCGTCGCGGTCAGCGTGCACATCATCGGCGCGCTGCTGGTGATGGCGCTGTTGGTGACGCCGGCCGCCGCCGCGATGCGGGTCACCGCCGGTCCGGTCGCGGTACCGCTGCTGGCCGCGCTCTTCGGCTTCGTCTCGGCCGTCGGCGGCATCCTGCTCGCCCTCGCCGGAACCCTCCCCGTCAGCCCCTACATCACGACCCTGTCGTTCACGATCTACGTGGTGTGCTGGCTCGTGCAGCGGTCGCGGGCGCGCGTGCGGCGCGTGGCGGCGTGA
- a CDS encoding metal ABC transporter ATP-binding protein encodes MLEIANASLHRDDRELWSGLDLTVHPGEFIAVLGPSGSGKTTLLRSILGLQPLSSGTIRVAGEPVHRGNSRIGYIPQQRSLAPDTSMRARDLVALGVQGSRFGFPIPHRGDRAKVDRLLEAVGAAHYAERRVGMLSGGEQQRLRVGQALADEPSLLLCDEPLSNLDLANQVGVTDIIDRQRRERGAAVLFVTHDINPILGRVDRILYIAGGRFLLGTPDEVLQTRVLTELYGTPVFVLRAGDRLVVVGVPDAEPHHFHDDDHDHGGAA; translated from the coding sequence GTGCTCGAGATCGCGAACGCGTCGCTGCACCGCGACGACCGCGAGCTCTGGTCGGGGCTCGACCTCACGGTGCATCCAGGAGAGTTCATCGCCGTGCTCGGGCCGTCCGGCTCCGGCAAGACCACACTGCTGCGCAGCATCCTGGGCCTGCAGCCGCTGTCGTCCGGCACGATCCGCGTCGCCGGTGAGCCCGTGCACCGAGGCAACTCGCGCATCGGCTACATCCCACAGCAGCGCTCGCTCGCCCCCGACACCAGCATGCGGGCCCGCGACCTCGTGGCTCTCGGTGTGCAGGGCAGCCGCTTCGGCTTCCCGATCCCCCACCGCGGCGACCGCGCCAAGGTCGACCGGCTGCTCGAGGCCGTCGGGGCCGCGCACTATGCCGAGCGTCGGGTCGGGATGCTGTCGGGCGGCGAGCAGCAGCGGCTGCGGGTCGGACAAGCCCTCGCCGACGAGCCCTCGCTGCTGTTGTGCGATGAGCCCCTGTCGAACCTCGACCTCGCCAACCAGGTCGGAGTGACCGACATCATCGACCGCCAGCGCCGTGAGCGCGGGGCAGCGGTGCTGTTCGTGACGCACGACATCAACCCGATCCTGGGCCGCGTCGACCGCATCCTCTACATCGCGGGTGGCCGCTTCCTGCTGGGCACGCCGGACGAGGTGCTGCAGACGCGGGTGCTCACCGAGCTGTACGGCACCCCGGTCTTCGTGCTCCGCGCCGGCGACCGGCTGGTGGTCGTGGGTGTGCCGGATGCCGAGCCCCACCACTTCCATGACGACGACCACGACCACGGAGGTGCCGCATGA
- a CDS encoding metal ABC transporter solute-binding protein, Zn/Mn family, translating to MKKPVIALALASVAALTLAGCSTAPAAGEGGGDDGTITVVASTNVYGDIAAQIGGDRVDVTSIIASATQDPHSYEATARDRLTVQKADLVIENGGGYDAFIDTLLADAKDPHLVTAVEYSHDFPGNEGHEAEGDEAEHDHDHAEDAEGHEGHNHIEGFNEHVWFDPHTMVHVVEAIAAELTEIDPDGKADFEANAAALTADLEGFEADLAGLQAQAEGVNVFITEPLPGYLAAAAGLTDVTPEGFAESVEEGTDVAPAVLLEALNVIDSGEVGALLTNAQTGGSETERVEAAAKDAGIPVVAFTELLEDGSSYSEWMSDAIQSLAAAIQS from the coding sequence ATGAAGAAGCCCGTGATCGCCCTCGCCCTCGCATCCGTCGCCGCCCTGACGCTGGCCGGATGCTCCACCGCCCCCGCGGCGGGAGAGGGTGGCGGCGATGACGGCACGATCACGGTCGTGGCCAGCACCAACGTCTACGGTGACATCGCAGCGCAGATCGGCGGAGACCGGGTCGACGTGACGTCGATCATCGCTTCCGCGACCCAGGATCCGCACTCCTACGAGGCGACCGCGCGCGACCGACTGACCGTGCAGAAGGCCGACCTCGTGATCGAGAACGGCGGCGGCTACGACGCCTTCATCGACACACTGCTCGCAGACGCGAAGGACCCGCACCTGGTCACCGCCGTCGAGTACTCGCACGACTTCCCCGGCAACGAGGGTCATGAGGCGGAGGGCGACGAAGCCGAGCACGACCACGATCACGCCGAAGACGCCGAGGGTCACGAGGGCCACAACCACATCGAGGGCTTCAACGAGCACGTCTGGTTCGACCCGCACACGATGGTCCACGTCGTCGAGGCGATCGCCGCCGAGCTGACCGAGATCGACCCAGACGGCAAAGCCGACTTCGAGGCGAACGCCGCTGCGCTCACCGCCGACCTGGAGGGTTTCGAGGCCGACCTCGCCGGTCTGCAGGCGCAGGCCGAAGGAGTGAACGTCTTCATCACCGAGCCTCTTCCCGGCTACCTCGCCGCCGCGGCCGGTCTCACGGATGTCACCCCCGAGGGCTTCGCCGAGTCGGTCGAAGAGGGAACGGATGTCGCCCCCGCCGTGCTGCTCGAAGCGCTGAACGTGATCGACAGCGGAGAGGTCGGCGCGCTGCTCACCAACGCGCAGACCGGTGGCTCCGAGACCGAGCGCGTCGAGGCCGCCGCGAAGGATGCCGGCATCCCCGTCGTCGCCTTCACGGAGCTGCTGGAGGACGGATCGTCGTACTCTGAGTGGATGAGTGACGCGATTCAGAGCCTCGCCGCCGCGATCCAGTCGTGA
- a CDS encoding glycoside hydrolase family 13 protein, which produces MTEALLTETREDEKTAWWRQAAVYQIYPRSFADANGDGLGDIPGILSRVDYLAELGIDAVWLSPFYPSALADGGYDVADYRNVDPRLGTLDDFDAMVTALHARSIKVVVDIVPNHTSDLHEWFQEALTAGRGSAARERYIFREGTGPDGAEPPTDWVSVFGGSAWERVEDGQWYFHNFAVEQPDLNWDHPEVRADFLKTLRFWSDRGVDGFRIDVAHMLTKDLSEPLPSRAELDAMDRTSGTHPLLDRDDVHEIYAEWREVFNSYDPPRTAVAEAWVETPERRARYASAEGLGQAFNFDLLVADFDATQFRSIIDDNLQQSARTGSSTTWVLSNHDVTRHATRYGLAPLNGRPVKQGTEWVIAGGPADQLDREQGLHRARAASLLLFGLPGSAYLYQGEELGLHEVAEITPEQRQDPGFFRQAEFDGFGRDGCRVPLPWTAEGVSFGFGDAEAHLPQPAWFASAAVDVEAADPSSTLSLYREALRLRRLLQASEELEWIETGRADVLRFARPNGWQIVTNFGAEPFDLGADPADVVLSSTALDGSALPGDATAWITRA; this is translated from the coding sequence ATGACCGAAGCGCTTCTCACCGAGACCCGCGAAGACGAGAAGACGGCATGGTGGCGTCAGGCCGCCGTGTACCAGATCTACCCCCGCAGCTTCGCCGATGCGAACGGAGATGGACTGGGCGACATCCCCGGCATCCTGTCCCGTGTCGACTATCTCGCCGAGCTCGGGATCGATGCGGTGTGGCTCAGCCCGTTCTATCCCTCGGCGCTCGCCGACGGCGGGTACGACGTCGCCGACTACCGGAACGTCGACCCGCGCCTGGGCACCCTCGACGACTTCGACGCCATGGTGACGGCGCTGCACGCCCGGTCGATCAAGGTCGTCGTCGACATCGTGCCGAACCACACCTCGGACCTGCACGAGTGGTTCCAGGAGGCGCTCACCGCCGGACGCGGCTCGGCCGCACGGGAGCGGTACATCTTCCGTGAAGGCACCGGGCCGGACGGTGCCGAGCCGCCCACGGACTGGGTGTCGGTGTTCGGCGGCAGCGCCTGGGAGCGCGTCGAGGACGGCCAGTGGTACTTCCACAACTTCGCCGTCGAGCAGCCCGACCTGAACTGGGACCACCCCGAGGTGCGTGCCGACTTCCTGAAGACCCTGCGCTTCTGGTCGGACCGCGGTGTCGACGGCTTCCGCATCGACGTGGCCCACATGCTCACCAAGGACCTCAGCGAGCCGCTGCCCTCGCGGGCGGAGCTCGACGCGATGGACCGCACCTCGGGCACGCATCCGCTGCTCGACCGCGACGATGTGCACGAGATCTACGCCGAGTGGCGTGAGGTGTTCAACTCCTATGACCCTCCGCGCACGGCGGTGGCTGAGGCCTGGGTCGAGACGCCGGAGCGCCGGGCTCGCTACGCCTCCGCCGAGGGGCTGGGGCAGGCGTTCAACTTCGATCTGCTGGTGGCCGACTTCGACGCCACGCAGTTCCGGAGCATCATCGACGACAACCTGCAGCAGTCGGCGCGCACCGGCTCGTCGACGACGTGGGTGCTGTCGAACCACGACGTCACCCGGCACGCGACGCGCTACGGACTCGCACCGTTGAACGGACGCCCGGTCAAGCAGGGGACGGAGTGGGTCATCGCCGGTGGCCCAGCGGATCAGCTCGACCGCGAGCAGGGTCTGCATCGCGCGCGGGCGGCCTCGCTGCTGCTGTTCGGGCTCCCCGGCAGCGCGTACCTCTACCAGGGCGAGGAGTTGGGACTCCACGAAGTCGCCGAGATCACACCGGAACAGCGGCAGGATCCCGGGTTCTTCCGCCAGGCGGAGTTCGACGGATTCGGCAGGGACGGATGCCGCGTGCCGCTGCCCTGGACCGCGGAGGGGGTCTCGTTCGGATTCGGTGACGCGGAGGCCCACCTGCCGCAGCCGGCCTGGTTCGCATCGGCCGCAGTCGACGTCGAGGCGGCTGATCCTTCGTCGACGCTGTCGCTGTACCGCGAGGCGTTGCGGCTTCGCCGCCTGCTGCAGGCGAGCGAGGAGCTGGAGTGGATCGAGACCGGGCGGGCGGACGTGCTGCGATTCGCGCGACCGAACGGCTGGCAGATCGTGACGAACTTCGGCGCCGAGCCGTTCGACCTCGGTGCTGATCCCGCAGACGTGGTGCTCTCGAGCACGGCGTTGGACGGTTCCGCGCTGCCGGGCGACGCCACTGCGTGGATCACACGAGCGTAG
- a CDS encoding carbohydrate ABC transporter permease has protein sequence MSTQTITTVTASGKKPRIRMERVNWSGTIILILCAVTVLLPLYVTISMAFKTTAQAVDGNAFSLPAPFSIDGFVEAWNLTKFPVGAGISLLVTAGTVVATIVLAAFASYAIVRNWDRKLFRYSFFYLLAAMFIPFPVVALPQIQLTGRVGLDNPFGVIILATMFQLSFSVLLFTAFLRSIPLELEESARIDGATTWQTFWQLIFPLLAPMSATVGIFAFLYAWNDFMMPSLIISDPALQTLPVRQNLFQTQFSNNYNVSFASYLMAMAPAILAYLFTQRFVMEGVTQGAVKG, from the coding sequence ATGTCGACGCAGACCATCACCACCGTCACCGCCTCCGGAAAGAAGCCGCGCATCCGCATGGAGCGCGTGAACTGGTCGGGCACCATCATCCTGATCCTGTGCGCCGTCACGGTGCTGCTGCCGCTGTACGTGACGATCTCGATGGCGTTCAAGACCACGGCGCAGGCCGTCGACGGCAACGCCTTCTCGCTCCCTGCACCGTTCAGCATCGACGGGTTCGTCGAAGCCTGGAACCTCACCAAGTTCCCGGTCGGAGCGGGCATCTCGCTGCTGGTCACCGCCGGCACCGTGGTCGCGACCATCGTGCTCGCGGCATTCGCCTCCTACGCGATCGTGCGCAACTGGGACCGGAAGCTGTTCCGCTACTCGTTCTTCTACCTGCTCGCGGCGATGTTCATCCCGTTCCCCGTGGTGGCGCTGCCGCAGATCCAGCTCACCGGACGCGTCGGGCTCGACAATCCCTTCGGCGTGATCATCCTCGCCACGATGTTCCAGCTCAGCTTCAGCGTGCTGCTGTTCACGGCGTTCCTGCGGTCGATCCCGCTGGAGCTCGAGGAGAGCGCGCGCATCGACGGCGCCACCACCTGGCAGACGTTCTGGCAGCTGATCTTCCCGCTGCTCGCCCCCATGAGTGCCACGGTCGGCATCTTCGCGTTCCTCTACGCCTGGAACGACTTCATGATGCCGTCGCTGATCATCTCCGATCCGGCGCTGCAGACGCTGCCGGTGCGGCAGAACCTCTTCCAGACCCAGTTCAGCAACAACTACAACGTGTCGTTCGCCTCATACCTGATGGCGATGGCCCCGGCGATCCTGGCGTACCTGTTCACGCAGCGCTTCGTCATGGAGGGCGTCACGCAGGGCGCCGTCAAGGGTTAG
- a CDS encoding carbohydrate ABC transporter permease yields MTNTALPNPAASRITKPSAPTTDTTAIVTGGKRTLGRRTRRVEPIYYLFLLPTLVLFTLAITVPGVMGIFFSFTDSIGIGEWNFNGLTNYIAMFSDPAILQSYLFTFGFSIATVIVVNVVAFLLAVGLTSRIRFKTGLRTIFVIPMVISGIIIAYVFNFLFSNSIPAAGAATGIPWLSTSLLANPDLAWIAIVIVTAWQAVPGTLLIYIAGLLSVPGEVYEAASIDGASKTQQLTRITLPLVAGYVVINVILGFKGFLNAYDIIVGLTNGGPGTSTRSVAMTIIAGFNGGDYAYQMANATIFFIVAVLISLLQLSLTRGRNAL; encoded by the coding sequence ATGACGAACACCGCACTGCCGAACCCGGCAGCCTCACGCATCACCAAGCCGAGCGCCCCGACGACCGACACCACGGCGATCGTCACGGGCGGGAAGCGCACGCTCGGTCGGCGTACGCGCAGGGTCGAGCCGATCTACTACCTGTTCCTGCTGCCGACGCTGGTGCTGTTCACTCTCGCGATCACGGTGCCGGGTGTCATGGGCATCTTCTTCAGCTTCACCGATTCCATCGGCATCGGCGAGTGGAACTTCAACGGCCTCACGAACTACATCGCGATGTTCAGCGATCCGGCCATCCTGCAGAGCTACCTGTTCACGTTCGGCTTCTCGATCGCCACGGTGATCGTCGTGAACGTGGTCGCGTTCCTGCTCGCGGTGGGGCTGACCTCCCGCATCCGCTTCAAGACAGGCCTGCGCACGATCTTCGTGATCCCGATGGTCATCTCGGGCATCATCATCGCCTACGTCTTCAACTTCCTGTTCTCCAACTCGATCCCGGCGGCGGGTGCAGCCACGGGCATTCCGTGGCTGTCGACGAGCCTGCTCGCCAATCCCGATCTCGCATGGATCGCGATCGTGATCGTGACCGCGTGGCAGGCAGTGCCCGGCACGCTGCTGATCTACATCGCCGGTCTGCTCTCGGTGCCCGGCGAGGTGTACGAGGCCGCGAGCATCGATGGCGCGAGCAAGACCCAGCAGCTGACGCGCATCACGCTCCCGCTCGTCGCCGGCTACGTGGTGATCAACGTGATCCTCGGATTCAAGGGATTCCTCAACGCCTACGACATCATCGTCGGACTCACCAACGGCGGACCGGGAACCTCCACCCGCAGCGTCGCGATGACCATCATCGCGGGCTTCAACGGCGGCGACTACGCCTACCAGATGGCCAATGCGACGATCTTCTTCATCGTCGCCGTGCTCATCTCCCTGCTGCAGCTCTCGCTGACCCGCGGAAGGAACGCACTCTGA
- a CDS encoding ABC transporter substrate-binding protein gives MSVNRVRAVRLVAGALGLTLVGAALTSCAAGSGAETIRFTFSKREAIGFMTELVAEYNASQDDVEVVIDTSGVDVVSASFVRGNPPDIMLANYNYEIARFVQRCALTDLSGTDAAATIRDDLQPLMDQYGSCAGRTSALPYSVMAASVIYNKEIFDAQGLEVPQTWDELIAVCDQLKDAGIDPFYGTFKDDWTVGQGWYDYTAGGSVDVIDFFDALAEEGTEVGPDSEVSFQKDFAEPMDRMLLLADEYTNADAASRGYGDGNLAFAKGEAAMYLQGPWAFSEIAKTAPDLELGTFPLPMTDDPADLGVRVNMDLAAMIPEGSRHQEAARDFLEYLYQPGHIEEYNASQLGFTPTKDAPAPDDPRIEGMIEYYDNGQIYQGPSVLVPKTLPIFNYAQAMVLGASTTATLRTMDADWARIAFRAPLPSTQDSASGDASASGETEESAP, from the coding sequence GTGTCTGTGAATCGAGTACGCGCGGTGCGACTGGTCGCCGGGGCTCTGGGGCTCACGCTGGTCGGGGCCGCCCTCACGAGCTGCGCAGCCGGCTCCGGAGCGGAGACCATCCGCTTCACCTTCAGCAAGCGCGAGGCGATCGGGTTCATGACCGAACTCGTCGCCGAGTACAACGCGTCGCAGGACGACGTGGAGGTCGTGATCGACACCTCGGGCGTCGACGTCGTCTCTGCGAGCTTCGTGCGGGGCAATCCGCCCGACATCATGCTCGCCAACTACAACTACGAGATCGCCCGCTTCGTGCAGCGCTGCGCGCTGACCGACCTGTCCGGGACGGATGCGGCCGCGACCATCCGCGACGATCTGCAGCCGCTCATGGATCAGTACGGTTCCTGCGCCGGACGCACCAGCGCGCTGCCGTACTCGGTGATGGCGGCATCCGTCATCTACAACAAGGAGATCTTCGACGCCCAGGGGCTCGAGGTCCCGCAGACCTGGGACGAGCTGATCGCGGTCTGCGACCAGCTGAAGGACGCCGGCATCGACCCGTTCTACGGCACCTTCAAGGATGACTGGACCGTGGGCCAGGGCTGGTACGACTACACCGCCGGCGGCTCCGTCGACGTGATCGACTTCTTCGACGCGCTCGCCGAGGAAGGCACAGAAGTCGGCCCCGACTCCGAGGTCTCCTTCCAGAAGGACTTCGCCGAGCCCATGGACCGGATGCTGCTGCTCGCCGACGAGTACACGAATGCGGATGCCGCGAGCCGCGGCTACGGCGACGGCAATCTCGCCTTCGCCAAGGGCGAGGCCGCGATGTACCTGCAGGGGCCGTGGGCGTTCAGCGAGATCGCCAAGACCGCACCCGACCTCGAACTCGGCACCTTCCCGTTGCCCATGACCGACGATCCTGCCGACCTCGGCGTGCGCGTCAACATGGACCTCGCCGCGATGATCCCCGAGGGCTCGCGCCACCAGGAGGCTGCCCGCGACTTCCTCGAGTACCTGTATCAGCCGGGCCACATCGAGGAGTACAACGCCTCGCAGCTCGGCTTCACACCGACGAAAGATGCTCCCGCGCCGGACGACCCGCGCATCGAGGGGATGATCGAGTACTACGACAACGGGCAGATCTACCAGGGCCCGTCCGTGCTCGTCCCCAAGACGCTCCCGATCTTCAACTACGCGCAGGCGATGGTGCTCGGCGCGTCCACCACCGCCACCCTGCGCACCATGGATGCCGACTGGGCCAGGATCGCATTCCGCGCTCCGCTCCCATCGACCCAGGATTCGGCATCGGGCGACGCATCCGCATCCGGCGAGACAGAGGAGTCCGCGCCATGA